A genomic region of Enterococcus sp. 12C11_DIV0727 contains the following coding sequences:
- a CDS encoding tRNA dihydrouridine synthase, with product MTTNFWAELPKPFFILAPMEDVTDVVFRHVVKDAGAPDVFFTEFTNSDSYCHPDGIESVRGRLVFTEDEQPMVAHIWGDKPEFFKEMSLGLAEMGFKGIDLNMGCPVPNVAGRGKGSGLILRPEVAAELIEAAKAGGIPVSVKTRIGYAEIAEMEAWITHLLKQDIANLSVHLRTRNEMSKVDAHWDLIPQIMEIRDRVAPQTLITINGDIPDRQTGLQLAEQYGVDGIMIGRGIFKNPYAFEKEPKEHSPKELLGLLEMQLDLQDHYAEMVPRSIVGLHRFFKIYVKGFPGASDLRVKLMGTKSTDEVRMILEEFYKESSVE from the coding sequence ATGACAACTAATTTTTGGGCAGAACTACCTAAGCCTTTTTTTATTTTAGCACCAATGGAAGATGTGACGGATGTCGTTTTTCGTCATGTCGTAAAAGATGCTGGCGCACCTGATGTTTTTTTTACAGAATTTACAAATTCAGATAGTTATTGCCATCCTGATGGCATCGAAAGTGTGCGTGGACGTTTGGTTTTTACTGAAGATGAACAGCCAATGGTCGCTCATATTTGGGGAGACAAACCAGAATTTTTCAAAGAAATGAGCCTTGGCTTAGCTGAAATGGGCTTTAAAGGTATTGATTTGAATATGGGGTGTCCTGTTCCTAATGTTGCAGGACGCGGTAAGGGTAGTGGTTTGATTTTGCGTCCTGAAGTGGCCGCTGAATTGATCGAAGCCGCAAAAGCAGGCGGCATCCCTGTCAGTGTCAAAACCCGAATCGGTTATGCAGAAATTGCGGAAATGGAAGCTTGGATCACACATTTATTAAAACAAGATATTGCTAACCTTTCTGTTCATTTACGAACACGAAATGAAATGAGTAAAGTCGATGCTCACTGGGATTTGATTCCGCAAATTATGGAAATCCGTGATCGCGTTGCGCCACAAACACTGATTACAATCAATGGTGATATTCCTGACCGCCAAACAGGTTTGCAACTTGCAGAACAATATGGCGTCGATGGTATTATGATTGGTCGGGGAATTTTTAAAAATCCTTATGCCTTTGAAAAAGAACCTAAAGAGCATTCGCCGAAAGAGCTGCTTGGATTGTTGGAGATGCAGCTTGATTTACAGGATCACTATGCAGAAATGGTACCACGCTCGATTGTCGGATTGCACCGATTCTTTAAGATTTATGTTAAAGGATTTCCTGGAGCTAGTGATTTGCGGGTTAAATTGATGGGGACAAAATCTACGGATGAGGTTCGAATGATTTTGGAGGAGTTTTATAAAGAATCTTCGGTAGAATAA
- a CDS encoding MarR family winged helix-turn-helix transcriptional regulator: MKLSLSEKVKLSCWLSILQFVQKSNTQSNEFLKQYNLNVSKFDMLHHIQKNQPITQKELGEKLLLSKGGVSQMIKQFETDGWITRQQKWKEKYISLTDRGQELLDCCFFEQSKLQASVFDNLTKQEVVQLAKISKKLMK; encoded by the coding sequence ATGAAATTATCTCTTTCAGAGAAAGTAAAATTAAGTTGCTGGCTGTCTATCTTGCAATTCGTCCAAAAGAGCAATACGCAGTCCAATGAATTTTTAAAACAATATAATTTAAACGTTTCAAAGTTTGACATGCTGCATCATATCCAAAAAAATCAGCCAATCACTCAAAAAGAATTGGGCGAAAAACTACTTTTATCTAAAGGCGGTGTTTCGCAAATGATTAAACAATTTGAAACAGATGGTTGGATTACTCGTCAGCAAAAGTGGAAAGAAAAGTATATCTCTTTAACTGATCGCGGGCAGGAGCTATTAGATTGCTGTTTTTTTGAACAAAGCAAGTTACAAGCTTCTGTGTTTGATAATCTAACAAAACAAGAAGTAGTACAACTAGCTAAAATCAGTAAAAAATTAATGAAATAG
- a CDS encoding bacteriophage abortive infection AbiH family protein encodes MSIINKLFIIGNGFDLAHGIPSTFNHFKEYLRYTYEYVYDEYPNLWLQSYADHDGGESYEIEGCAQIIDFMICNSCSNISDEGDGENWSDFEKAMRYFDYSLLEEDIEIQYDKEGDINPFRTGNNYEDAYNDLRNVMLKLPELFSEWINNISTPENCFSVFNLNSYYSFSELIDKENDTFLTFNYTETLENLYEAENVIHIHGDQVSPVVGHNNDFQMDEQIYHQDTYINSMNEALRKPTSRIIKENLHFFKELQGDVDSIYSYGFSFGEVDLIYIEEMFKHLNSKNIIWYLHCYDKTKHEEFKGKIRKHGFLGSFSEFS; translated from the coding sequence GTGAGTATTATAAATAAGTTATTTATTATAGGGAATGGATTTGACTTAGCTCATGGAATTCCCTCTACATTTAATCATTTTAAAGAATATCTTAGGTACACATACGAGTATGTGTATGACGAATATCCTAATCTATGGCTACAATCATATGCAGATCACGACGGAGGAGAGTCTTATGAAATTGAAGGTTGCGCACAAATAATAGATTTCATGATTTGTAATAGTTGCTCAAATATTAGTGACGAAGGAGATGGGGAGAACTGGAGTGATTTTGAAAAGGCTATGAGGTATTTTGATTACTCTTTGTTAGAAGAAGATATAGAAATTCAATATGATAAAGAAGGAGATATAAATCCTTTTCGTACAGGGAATAATTATGAAGATGCATACAATGATTTAAGAAATGTGATGCTAAAGTTACCTGAGCTTTTTTCGGAATGGATAAACAATATTTCAACTCCTGAAAACTGTTTTTCTGTCTTCAACTTGAATAGTTATTATTCTTTTTCAGAATTAATTGACAAAGAAAATGATACTTTTCTAACGTTTAATTATACTGAAACGTTAGAAAATCTGTATGAAGCAGAGAATGTTATTCACATACACGGAGATCAAGTATCTCCCGTTGTAGGTCACAACAATGATTTTCAAATGGATGAACAAATTTATCACCAAGATACTTATATAAATTCTATGAATGAAGCATTAAGGAAACCTACATCTAGAATTATAAAAGAAAATTTGCATTTTTTTAAAGAATTACAGGGAGATGTTGATTCTATTTATTCATATGGCTTTTCTTTTGGAGAAGTTGACTTAATCTATATTGAGGAAATGTTTAAACATTTAAACTCTAAAAATATAATATGGTATCTTCACTGTTATGATAAAACAAAACATGAAGAATTTAAAGGGAAAATAAGAAAGCATGGGTTTCTAGGTTCGTTTTCTGAGTTTAGTTAA
- a CDS encoding DUF6287 domain-containing protein, translated as MRKGKVTVILGFCIVSLGLLAGCNFPDKPSADTDKSSASTKVTTELTANSKETKVTKKTTAPTTEQSSTAQETKETEASHEQAKEEVPKVMDLSQIQQGDYSNLNGTWGNGLGNTIFIENNTMSFTDISNQKQPAEIIGQNVDIPLLNSSDGTPELVSYMGDSNKVKAYEQQLGLETNQGFVSLRSNLPGSVIYVSFLPKGVMGDILEGDNNQDKIVAVGTQNTATSVRAAYVYYKID; from the coding sequence GTGAGAAAAGGAAAGGTAACGGTTATATTAGGTTTTTGCATAGTCTCTTTAGGGTTATTAGCAGGATGTAATTTTCCTGACAAACCTAGTGCTGACACTGATAAATCATCAGCTAGTACAAAAGTAACGACAGAATTAACTGCGAATAGTAAAGAAACCAAGGTAACGAAGAAAACGACAGCACCAACAACAGAACAATCAAGCACAGCTCAAGAGACAAAAGAAACTGAAGCATCACATGAACAAGCAAAAGAAGAAGTACCCAAAGTAATGGATCTCTCTCAAATACAACAAGGGGATTATTCCAACCTTAACGGAACTTGGGGAAATGGCTTAGGAAATACGATCTTTATAGAAAACAATACAATGAGCTTTACAGATATTTCTAATCAGAAACAACCAGCCGAAATAATTGGGCAGAATGTAGACATTCCTCTACTAAACTCGTCAGATGGGACACCTGAATTAGTATCCTATATGGGGGATAGTAATAAAGTTAAAGCGTATGAACAACAATTAGGGCTTGAAACGAATCAAGGTTTTGTTTCTTTAAGAAGTAATCTTCCAGGTTCAGTAATCTACGTATCGTTTTTACCCAAAGGCGTAATGGGTGACATACTAGAAGGAGATAACAACCAAGATAAGATTGTTGCAGTAGGCACTCAAAATACTGCTACATCAGTTCGAGCAGCGTACGTTTATTACAAAATTGATTAA
- a CDS encoding LLM class flavin-dependent oxidoreductase produces the protein MNKKYGIDSSKGMEIGLYSLGDHIANPMTGERISQQQRINEIIEAAKFADEAGIDVFGVGESHQRYFVGQANQMILSAIATQTKNIKLTSSVSVLSTNDPVRVYEEYATLDLISNGRAEIVAGRGSRVGVYELLGFDLKDYEELFEEKMHLLKLLNEATPNERINWEGNFRAPLQDAEILPQPVRGHLPVWRAVGGPAESAIKAGLEGIPMMLTTLAGPAPIFKRSVDAYRLALTEAGYDEKEFPLATTSLFYVAETGSQARKEMYPFLNAGWEAIRGGTYPKQHFAQSQDSRDTLMVGGVNEIIEKMLYQYELYGHQRFMAQIDFGGVPLDLVKKNIELIATKVMPEVKKYTRE, from the coding sequence ATGAACAAAAAATACGGAATCGATTCTTCAAAAGGAATGGAAATTGGTTTATATTCGTTAGGTGATCATATTGCCAACCCAATGACAGGTGAACGGATCAGTCAGCAGCAACGGATCAACGAAATCATTGAAGCGGCAAAATTTGCGGATGAAGCAGGCATCGATGTTTTTGGTGTGGGTGAAAGTCATCAACGATATTTTGTAGGGCAAGCCAATCAAATGATTTTATCCGCAATTGCAACCCAAACAAAAAACATCAAACTTACTAGTTCAGTTTCGGTTTTGAGTACGAATGATCCAGTTCGTGTTTATGAAGAGTATGCAACGTTGGATTTGATTTCTAATGGTCGTGCTGAAATCGTTGCAGGACGTGGCTCTCGCGTAGGTGTTTATGAACTGCTTGGGTTTGATTTGAAAGATTATGAAGAATTGTTTGAAGAAAAAATGCACTTGTTGAAACTCTTGAATGAGGCTACACCAAATGAGCGGATAAATTGGGAAGGGAACTTCCGGGCACCCTTGCAAGATGCGGAAATTCTCCCACAGCCAGTTCGTGGACATTTACCTGTTTGGCGAGCTGTAGGTGGTCCAGCAGAAAGTGCGATCAAAGCTGGATTAGAAGGGATCCCAATGATGTTAACAACGTTAGCTGGACCAGCTCCAATTTTTAAACGCTCAGTAGATGCGTATCGTTTAGCTTTAACGGAAGCGGGCTACGATGAAAAGGAATTTCCGTTGGCAACAACAAGCTTGTTTTATGTAGCTGAGACGGGTAGCCAAGCACGTAAAGAAATGTATCCATTTTTAAATGCTGGTTGGGAAGCAATTCGTGGCGGAACGTATCCAAAACAACATTTTGCTCAATCACAAGATAGTAGAGATACCTTAATGGTTGGTGGTGTTAACGAAATCATTGAAAAAATGTTGTATCAATATGAATTATATGGTCATCAACGTTTTATGGCACAAATCGATTTTGGTGGTGTACCTTTGGACCTAGTTAAGAAAAATATTGAATTGATTGCGACAAAAGTCATGCCAGAAGTTAAAAAATATACTAGAGAATAG
- a CDS encoding NADPH-dependent FMN reductase — protein MKVVAIIGSAFGSKSRIAVHYAVNKIKEVHKEAEVDVIDFSEIQFPFADGREYFQHEGEIGAALKKIMDADGLIIGTPIFQASMPGTLKNLFDLLPVNAFRNKVAGMIVTAGSEKHFLIPEQQIRPVLSYMKANLVPNYVFITDEDIMRQEIKNPDIEFRLDRFVDDLFLLLDTYQMMMQQKEAEYDF, from the coding sequence ATGAAAGTCGTTGCAATAATCGGTTCAGCATTTGGTAGTAAATCAAGAATAGCTGTACATTATGCGGTCAATAAAATAAAAGAAGTACACAAAGAGGCTGAAGTGGATGTGATTGATTTTTCTGAAATACAATTTCCCTTTGCTGATGGTCGTGAGTATTTTCAACATGAAGGTGAGATTGGCGCAGCACTTAAAAAAATCATGGACGCGGATGGTTTGATCATTGGAACACCGATTTTTCAAGCATCGATGCCAGGGACCTTGAAGAATTTGTTTGATCTGCTGCCAGTCAATGCTTTTCGGAATAAAGTAGCTGGAATGATCGTCACGGCTGGATCGGAAAAACATTTTTTGATTCCTGAACAACAAATCCGTCCAGTTTTGAGTTATATGAAGGCTAATTTAGTACCTAACTACGTGTTTATTACAGATGAAGATATTATGCGGCAAGAAATCAAAAATCCTGATATTGAGTTTCGTCTGGATCGTTTTGTGGATGACCTGTTCTTATTGCTGGATACGTATCAAATGATGATGCAGCAAAAAGAAGCGGAATATGATTTTTAA